From the Motacilla alba alba isolate MOTALB_02 chromosome 1, Motacilla_alba_V1.0_pri, whole genome shotgun sequence genome, the window CTTACATGTACCTTAAAAGCAGTGGGATGGCATTTTAGTTGTTTTAGTGTGTCTCATTCCCTGTACCATTAGCTTCCAGACCCTTTCATTTTGGCTCAATCAAAGCCACAAATTGGCAGTGATCAAAGCATAGAGCCCACTGGGCAGCCCCTTAGGCCCCTGCCAGGAGGGAAGAGTAGAAAGGCAAGTTCCTGGAAACCTGTGCACTGGCtaatatgaaaatattcctgGTTGGTAGTTCAGATAGAGGATTTCTAAAGCTCTGTCTTTATGACTGTACTCCCACTACAATCTGGTTTTGCACAGCAGAATGTGCTGCTTAAACACATTTTAccatggggaaaaataaaaaacaaataataaaaaaaaatctaactacTAATAAAACGTCCCAGAAAGCTCTTTAGCTCTGACTCCCCAGTACTCACTCCCCTGCCAACAGTATCTGCCTATGGGTGAAAAAAGCCCACTGGGCCAGGGAGGATTAGCTGATAAGATTTGCTAGAATCAAATACCATCCACagtcctgctcccagagccaaCAGGCCACAAGGTCAGTGAGTGAATACTGCTGtcctctcttccctgctttcttccatttccattcTGATGCTCTTCTGGTTTTCTGACCAGCCAAGGCACTGCTATGTATTTCATGGGCTTGCAGGatgaaagttttgtttttcctagaAAATAGAACttgtgaaatataaatataaatataaatataaatatttctataataTAAATGTTTCAAGAATCAGATGTGGATGTTCACAAAGCAAACTTTTTAAAGGAAGGGaattgagaaaataattaattatgaTCTAAACAAAATACCTTCTGTGAACCACATCCTCAGCCAGAAGGGCAAGCAAACCAAGGGGGACCCTCTCACTGAATAAAGCATGTAATACAGtaataatttactttattaCATGCTAAATGAAAGATACTCAGATTCCCATTACTGTAGAATCTTTAAACTTTTACATACAATTCTGATTTGCAAATAAACCACATGTTGTTTGGGTGAAATTCATCTTGAACAAATACCAACTGTCAAGATAATTTTATGATTGCCTTTTTCTAAAACTTGGTATCTCATTTGATTTCATCAAGACCTTCTCTATTTGACTACTTTCCCTCATTTTCCAAACAGTATTGACAGCAAGAATAAagctattattttaaaaataatataataaatacatttttttccagatgaccCTGGCTTGTATGTCATCTAAACAGGGTGACTTGCATAAACTCATTTTTCACATTAATTTATTCCTGTCTGTGTAACTTTTTTTCAGGGCAGTTCcttaatgtttctgaaagccTCATCcagatttgttttccatttgtttcaatttctttctttttcaagctTGAAAATGAATTTTGGTGCCCTAACAATATTCACTTTAATAATTGTTCCTATTTTTCACTCATTAACAAGTCCATATTTTGCTGCCAATATTCCTGGCTCTTCTGAACCTCTTTAATTCATTATATTCGTTTCAGTCACACTAGCCTGGTCCGCATTGTGCTGCCTTCAGTTGTTGCTGTAACAGACTGAGCAGACTTGGAAGATCTTTAATGTGCCTCACTGCTGGTGTTTGATTTTATGCCCTGGATTTCAGGCTACACCCTTCTGATACCATATCagtcattttaatttaatgttccTTTGCCAAAGATGTTTCCAAATGTCTTTGAGCTGTGTCTTCTCTTCCAAAGTCACTGGcctttttacatttaatttctctcaTTACACCATGCACAACAAGTAAGGCAATTTTTGCCTCAAAGCTGGGTAGCAAAAGAAGATTCTAATTGCAACTATAACAACACAACCtattaaagtatttatttcccCCTTCAGTATGCTTTCCTTGTTTAACCTTCTTGGCTCTTCAATAGACTTTGAACAGCTGACCTCTGCTGCCCTCAATGAAAGCATGAAAGGATTTTAAATGTAAGAAATCCTGTACTActgcaaggaaaaggcagaTTATGCCAGAAAAAGAGGCATACATACACAAGCCTCTCTTTTCTCATTGCACTTCATGATCTTTGACAACATGCTATCATGCCTTGCTTCACCATGTTTCTCTCCAAGCCCTTCTCTTTCATCAGTCAAATGCTGGATATATTTGCACTGGGTGTGTGAGTGCACTGATTTTGGAGTGGACCTTCAGGTCCCCTAATAATTCTGTCCCTTCTTGGCAAACCACCCAAGAGCATCCTCAAACCTGAAAAACATGGGCTTCACCACAGAGCCCAGATGAGGGGCAGCTTGTGGAGGTTCTCTGCCTTAAGCCTACTCGGGTTGGCACAAGTGCCTGAATGTGGTCAGTCTCCATGCTAAGTTAAGGAAGGGCAAAAATTTGATTCTTGGCATAAAAAAGTCCCCACAACACACAATTAGGATCAAACATTCACCCTTGTTTAACTCTGGAAGGTGCAATGATACTACTTAAATACCGATTCAGAGCAGGTTCAGTGTCATTGAATATACTGCCCTGTTCAGGACAGGATTCTTCtagctgcagggagggagatcTGGCTAAGCTCAGGTCAGAGATGCTGTTTCTGATCTGAAACCCCCACTTTTTCCTGGTTAGGAGGCTCTAACCTAGAATGcctttcatgtttgttttctgaaggtactcagctgctgctggaggcatgTGTCCGCTGTAACGTCCAGCACTTCATTTACACCAGTACCATAGAAGTGACAGGCCCAAACTGCAGAGGGGACCCCATTTTCAACGGGGACGAAAATACAGCTTATGAGAGCACATCCAAATTTCCTTATGCCCAAAGCAAGAGACTGGCAGAGGattctgtgctgaaagcagaCGGCCAGGTGCTGAAGGATGGTGGCACTCTGATGACCTGTGCCCTGAGGTCCATGTACATTTTTGGGGAAGGCTGCCCGTTTCTCCAAGGCCATCTGGATAAGTGCCTGTTGAACAAGAACATCTACCTGCGCTTCTCCAGGAAGGAGGCTCTGGTGAACCCCGTGTATGTGGGGAACATCGCCTGGGCACACGTGCAGGCAGCCAAAGCCCTCCGAGCCCCGCAGAAAGCTAGGCACGTCAGGGGCAACTTCTACTACATCTCAGATGACACTCCTCACATGAGCTACGCTGATCTGAATCACGAGCTGACCaaggagctggggtttggaATCGAGCCCCGGCTCCCCATGCCCCTGACAGTGCTCTATTACTTCTCGCTGCTGCTGGAGGTCGTCAGCTTCTTGCTGCGGCCCTTTGTCAGATACGTGCCCTCCACCAACCGCCACCTGGTCACGCTGCTCAACACCCCCTTCACCTTCTCCtacagaaaagcacagcaggatTTTGGCTACGTGCCCCGCTACACGTGGGAAGAGGCCAAGCGGGGCACTGGAGAGTGGATTGCCTCTGTGATCCCCCAGAGAAGGCTGTACTTGCAAAGCAGCACTGCCTAAGCCTGAAGAGGAGCTGAAACCCAGCTAAGCAAGTAGGGCCTTGAgccagaggagagctgggagaggagcagcagcagcaaactaCAAAGCATTTAAATGAATACTTTGTGTAAGAGCCCACTGATACCCCTCACCCCCAACctcagaataaataaataaaagtgaaatgttcatttgtttgttgAGTACAGACTGCTGAGGGTAACTATACTGCACTTGTACATCTCTGCAGCACAAGGACTTATTTTAGCAAGACTCCACACAATCCATGGCGTGAACACTTCAGCCCTTCTTTCACTCCACACCGCCCCCAAGGCTTTTGTAAAACACAACTTGTCCCACAAGTATGATCACACTTCACAAATGTGCCCCACTCAGCTACTCCCTATTCACTCAGAGTTTGCCAACCTCACCAAacaggcagcagccagaagCCACCTGATGGCAAAAGCTGTAACAAATCTTGTTCGCTTTTTTGAGGGTGTTGTGCATTTCATGTTCACCTGACAGTCAAACTTAGAGCACCGTAAGCATTGAGAGATCAAAAGTACAATGTAAGTGCAATACAGCTTTAGTTAGGACAGTGTGtggagggagagaaggggcAGATTTGGTCAGGTGAATACTTCTTTATACACCCTCATTTTGCAATAAATCCAGTGGTGTCCAACAGAAGAACTTCAAGAAAAcggaagggagaaaaatattgcAGGAAGACCGTGATCACAGAGGGGTTCCCACTGCAGAGTCAATGGATTTGTGaacactgaggaaaaataaagagtgCTGAAAAAATCCTGCTCTTACCACATTTCAGCTGGGAACAAAGGCTAACTTCAGCTGATAGGTACACGTGTGCTGCCTCTGTGCTTCTCTGATGGCCACGTGAGCTTCTGCAGAGTAACTTGACTTGTGGACAAAAATACAGATCTTGTCTGAACAAACAAAATGTGATCCAGTGTTTGTTTCTTAAACATACATCTCACTTGCTGAAAACAACTCTAAAAGATGGGAATTTCTCTGTTGCTTTGGAGGTGTGAGCATAAACATTTTACCTGACTCAATACTAATGTACATAAATcacatttccagggatgctgaGTGCTTGAAGTCTGTGCTGAGTTTAATTATTCAGCACCCTCGACATTAGATAGTCCCAGTGCAACCATTACTACATGCTTTAGTAACATCTTTGGTTAACTGTGTTAAGATCTGAAGTAGTAGAATAGCAGACACCAGAACTGTCAGTCACATTTTGGGGAGACAAGTATGGCCTTTGGTTTCCATCTGCCCGCGAGGAGATTATTtaatccctccctccctcccttcagATGTGTGATGATTCACCTTTTCTGCCATGGTGACAAGGATTATCGAACATCCTGAAGGAACACAGGACCGCTCTTCCAGGAGAGGtctggggaaagaaggaagggtCACAACCACTTTGGGTGCAGCTGCTTTAGGCCCTCCCAGAGCACCAGCTGGTACTGTCAGGCCTCACCTCTCCCAGCAGATGGGACACTGCACTTAGATCTCTGTGCATTCTTCTTCTACATCCCCTTCCATGGACactgctcctcttccctcccctgcagccacactcttattttatttattctgctcGCTGCATGccctcagaaaagcaaaaatgtgtttAACACAGTAACACTCACAGTTTTTCTAGGCTAATGATATTTCATCCTAATGCTCAGTGAGTGCCAAGCAATGGGTGCTGCCATGGCTGCTCTGTCACTGGGGTAGGAGTAGGAAGGGCAATTAGAGTTAGATCAGGGCACAGGGAATTAGAtcaggaagggaagagggagaacaacagcagcaaagcttCTATTTCATAGGGGGAGACACTTCACACCTCAAAGGGATGGGGTATTAAAACACAttccagaaaactgggacatctTTCCACATGTTTAACAGAGGTCCTAAAATATCCAGAGATGCTGCCAGAGAGAATAAAGGATAATTTTAATTCCACAGTTCAGTGACTTGTTTCCCAAGTGTAAGCTCCCATTGCCAGggttttctttgccatttttggCTTCACAGGAGGACAGGATCTTTTCATCTCTCCAAGAGCCTTGCTCCCAACAGTCAGATTTCTAAGTGCCAAATTCCTCCTTTGTTGAACTTTGTCCCTGTATCTTGCTACCACATCTCTTCCTTCAGTCCCCATGACAAGCCATTCCTGCTTACAGGTAGCTTATTCCTCACTTCtgtccctccctgggcacccctgggttGGCATCTGTGTTGTCTTCAGGAGGCTGCCCAAAATAGTGGAGTGCCTGCAATAAAACATTCTGGAAGCCCAAGGGAGTGGCTACCTGAGACATAGATCCTGCTGCTCAGAGGCACCGGAGCTGTTGTGTGCTGTTACCCAGTAACAAAGCCAATAAGGATATGCCAAGGATACCAAGAGGGAGAACAGGCAAACTGACTGCAGAGCGTTGATTTTCTGCAACTTTGCACTCCAGTCCACTTAGCAGTACCTTGTTTCCATGTTCTTACTCTTGGCAGATTAGTAAAATGGCTACAAAATGTACTTGATCAGGACAAGCCTTGTTGTTTTTACGTCAGCTGACCAGGAGCACTCTTCTGATTTAATTAGTTTGTCTGGCAGTCGATAAAACAAACTATTGGCTATCAATGAAGCTGCACTGTCAACAGGATCACAGTCAGTAAGAACTTTACTTCTGTAtaaagaatagaaaagaaaaaaacccaaaacattaaGGCTGCTTTTCTGGAAAGGTGTTTCTTTACCCTTCAGACATGCAGAATAGGACAAAATAGCAAATATATATATCAGTGATACTTATATGCTACAGGCAAATTAATGACTTTTCGTTCCAGCAGGTACAAAACCCTACATTTGCAAAGACCACCATTTGCTGTTAAATATTTCGTcactggagaggagcagagttTTGCTTGCTAAAAGGGACCAGGAATTATAATAACGCACTTTTTGAATAGGTTTAGGAATAAGGAAGAAGCTCCAgaggaacaaaagcaaaagtGATTATCATGTCAATACCAGAAATCCATGCCTGGAATTGGTATCATTTATACAGGATACAGTCAATGGAGGACAGTTGGATAGTTAATGCCAATGCAAGTTTTtgtgaaaaatccattttatcAGACAAGCATGACACTGGTATTCTGAGTGCATTGCAGACTTCAAAGAGcgataatttttttaacattatgaAGTTAAATGGATTAATACGGACTAAattataaaaatcacaaaattaatGTTAACTTCCTCAGCTATGAtctttaaaattgctttttttcttttttaaagctttggCTCAGTTCACAGGCTTTGTGCAGAATAACAATGTGAAAAGTTATGTACAGCCCCTGTTATGTAGGAAACCAAAAGTACCAATTGTTTCTTGACCTGAAAAATCTGTCACTTATACATGTAGCTATAACAGATTATAGTGGCTGTAAAGCTCATTTGGGAAGTGGGAGCACAGTTGGGTACATTCTTGAAGAACAACTTCACCACTCCTTGCCATGACCCCTGTAGTCCCATGTAATACTCTTTTCCCTCCTGAAAACTCTTCATCTGCATCTCCACCTCAGTTCAAAATCCACTGGATAACTGGAATTCATGGATGGCTGTGCAATGGATTTCCTACTCAGACCAGTGATTACTATTTCTAGACATTCCTCATTCACAAAGCTAAACTTGTCTCATTTCTTAAATAAGATGTGCCTctccagtgctggcagccagcactgaATATTAAGCAGTTAAGGATTAATctgcaaaagggaaaagaacatTAATCAAAACCAAAGATTTATTAAATCTCCAGCTTGATCCTATAACAGGTGCCACTCAAAATGCTTAACATGCATTGTAGAAGACCatgaagacagagaaagatGGGGATTTTTTGCTGCATAAAATGTGGAAAGACAATCTAGAAActtgaaaggaaacaaaatacatGTAGGCAAAAATTGCTTTGAAGGTATTGATATACTTGGCAATCATctcatcctttcttttttttttttttttttaaagaaaataaattacaggaaTGAAGCATCTTCAGcttctctattttctttttcaaatattcttgCACCTCAAAATTTTCAATGTGGTGATTTCATCAGAAGctagatatatatttttctgataaTCCCACATGCAATTCTAGTTATACATTTAGGTTTAATTTACCTGGATCAAAAGCACACTGGATTTCTTACATGCACTTGGGCTTTCTACATGCTTTATTTGCAAGTGCTGATGACATAAGGAATGCTGCACACTCACCACTAAGTCCAAGAAAGTTCACTTTTGGGGGGTTTCTTTTGGTCCATCTTGGAATTGATGTCTCTTGTCTACAAAGCTCTTGAAATAACCTCTGGCCCACAGGTATTGCTGCAGCAAAGGTCCCTCTGGCCAGCCTTGAGCAATAGTCAAGAGATGAAAACTGTTTGATCCCAACCATGGCACGGTAGGATTTGCCTGTACAAAGGGGTTGAGGCAGCCATTCTGCAGTGTTCAACTTCTCCTGTTTCTCCAGGAGCTTTCCCTCAGCCCCCTTAAATGTACTGGTTGTGTATTTAAAGAGAGGAAGTAGAATCTTTTACAGTGCCCTCATTTAATTTGAACTCTCTGTTCCTGGCATTGCTATAAATGAGCGAAAGCAACCAGGACAACttcacagcaggagctggatcaCCTCTTGCAACCAGCTCTGCGATTAACTGCGAACTGAGCGGGTCCTCCTGCAGGACACGGATCGCAGCTGGATCTGCGCCTCCGCGCCTCCTCTTGCCCTATGGGAGCCGCCGGCAGCTCCGGGAGCCAAGCTGGGCATCAgggggctggtggcagagggcagagctctCTGGTGGACTGGAAAGGCGGGTTGGATGTGGCCACGGACACATCTGGGAGAGGTCCCGGGGTAAGGACCAGATCCGCATTCAGATCTCGCCATCCTTTCACAGGGAAAGTTGTTTTGGGCAAGGGATGTCGTGGAGCGGCCGCTGGGTGGGGTGAGTGCAGTGTAAACCTGGCGctttccctgtgtcccctccccgcaGCTCCTGGGCGAGGACACAGCGGGATCGGAGCCCAGGATCGGGACTTGCTCCTCGGTGgcatttcctccttttcttggAAAGGGAGGAGTGTACGATCGGCTGTTCGGTAGGACTGATGCTTTGCTTCACACAGCTTAGATCTGCCGGCTCTGTTGGTCTGTGCCTCGTACTGCCACAAGATGGTATCTTCGGCGACGCTTTCCCCTCACTTGCTCTGCAAAACTCAACTTAATATTCCGACTGCAGAATTTCTGTCTTCACCAAGTCTGCAATTTTATCACAAAAAACACAGTGCAAGGTTGCTGGTgtgggctgcctgctgcaggggggATCCAGACGAACAGAGACAAATGATCAACCCTGATACATCACAGAAGTAAGTAGTCATCCCACCTCCTCTCCTGCTAACGTTCTTGGGCACTTTGCAGCCCAAGAAAATTCCTCTTACAAGTCAAAATTTCTCAATTTCACTTTAAGGGAATGACTTGATACATGTATTTCAAGAAAAACTCTCAGGTTCATCCTCTGAACACTGCTCCAGTGGGAGTGATGCCACATTTAGCTGTGACAACACAAGAGCTACAGCACAGCTGAGATAGTGTCTGGAAGAAGCTTCCAAAACCGGAGTGTCACTGTCTAGCTTTTTGTTCCTGTCTGAGAACAAATTGGTTAATACACTGGAGGTCTGCTCGGTCTCTCTGAACAAGCAGATAAGTAGCCCAGGATTAAAAATATCCCTCGAGTTTCTCCCTTGCTTCTTCCCTCCAGCACTCCTGCAGCCACTGGTGGAAGAACCACAGGTGATAGACTCAAGGTCAAGTGTATGAATCCCATTCAAGTGTGTGAATCCCATTCATTCATTTCCACTTTGGTgtggaaaaattattctgtccCTATAAAGAGCAGGGCAAGAATGCAAAAGTAATTGTGGGGCTGACATTTATATCTCAGGGACATTTTACCTGGATGTCCTGATTTGAGTGTTATGTTTTGTACCTGGTTACTGTGAGCCATCTCACTAAAACCAGGATGCTGCCAACTGTTTGGACCAGAGCAGTCAACAGGATCAATTGCATGGTATGTCTGTGGAATGAAGATCCATGTCTGCTTCACATTTAAGTtgcaaaaaattttaaaattatgttttctgaaaagcaagttGCCCTTAAGTATCTGTAGCAACGCTCTGCATGAACTTAATGCAGCAGTGCCCACTCTTAGTCATTTCATGATGCTGGAACTTTTGCAAGATTGGAAGATAAgccaagttttatttttcctttatttttaagggTGGTTCTCAccattctgaaaaacaaaaaaggtcaGGGCTTGGAAATATTAAACTATGAGTGACACAAAAGCTTGAGAGTAAATAAAACCCTACAACTGCAGACAGGGAAAAAGATCCTCAAActcattatttaaaagcaatctCATTATTCTTCCAGCCTGACTCAtcagtttttgaaaaatcaggCTTGTCAAGCAGCTGAAGTACAGCCTTTTCTCAACAGGAGCCAGTTAAAATCTCATGATGCCTACAGAGGTTACAGACCCTCCACATCAggtgttttttccctccaggaAGAAGGCTCCTCACAGTCACAGTTCATGTCTCACAtcacaaatgcattttcatcctttgtattaattttctgATCTGTTCTGGGCAGACTGCTGTGccccctgtgcctggctggctctgctcagcctcacTGATTCCCCAAACTGGGAACTTTGCACATC encodes:
- the LOC119707772 gene encoding 3 beta-hydroxysteroid dehydrogenase/Delta 5-->4-isomerase-like, which codes for MSLAGVSCLVTGAGGFLGQRIVCLLLEEEEALAEVRLLDKAFSAEALGRFEKFKGKTEVKILEGDIRDVTFLHRACQGVSLVIHTASLIDTLGLIEKKLLWEVNVTGTQLLLEACVRCNVQHFIYTSTIEVTGPNCRGDPIFNGDENTAYESTSKFPYAQSKRLAEDSVLKADGQVLKDGGTLMTCALRSMYIFGEGCPFLQGHLDKCLLNKNIYLRFSRKEALVNPVYVGNIAWAHVQAAKALRAPQKARHVRGNFYYISDDTPHMSYADLNHELTKELGFGIEPRLPMPLTVLYYFSLLLEVVSFLLRPFVRYVPSTNRHLVTLLNTPFTFSYRKAQQDFGYVPRYTWEEAKRGTGEWIASVIPQRRLYLQSSTA